The following is a genomic window from Nocardioides thalensis.
GTTTTCGGTCAGGTCCTCCCCCGCATCGATGTAGACGTTGCCGTTGGCGCGCAGCGGATTCGGCTCGGCGAGCGTGGGATAGGCAGCAGTGACACTGAAACCGCCGGACTGCTGCTCGATCGTGCCGTCGGCCGCGACGAGCGCCCAGCGGACCTCGCCTGGAAGCACGCTGGCACCCAGGTCGGCTGCCCGCAGCGACCCGTCCTTCACGTCCACCGACCTCAGCGTGCCGTCCTTGACCTTGACCGAGGTGACGGCCTCGTTCTCGATGTCGCGGGTGCCGATCGTCGCGGCGGCGTAGGAGGTGCCGCCGGTGGCGACGACGAGCGCCAGGATCGACAGAGCCGTCGCCGGCGTCGGTCGGAGGCGGTTGGGAACTCGCATGATGGATCCTTTCCGAAGGGAGAAGCCGGGGATGCGGCTCCCTCCTTGTTCGGAGCCGGACGCGGATCGGATGGAGTCTCCGTGGCCGGGGTCAATGACCTGCCGGACCAATCCCTATCTCCCTCCGCTCCGAATCACCTGTGATGCCGGTCACACAGACCGGTGCGAGGCGAAGGGGAACGAACATGAAGGTACGCCGCACTGCCGGCCGGTCACGGACCGCGCTGGCACTGACCGCCGCTGGGGGCCTGATGCTCATCACGGGCGTCGCGAGCATCGGGCCAACACCAGCCAGCAGCTCCAGCCACCGCGAGGCGCCGCTGATCGCAGGGCTTCCGCAGTACGACACCACCGACCTCTACGCGTTCCGAAGCCCGGACCGACAGAACTCGGTCACCCTCATCGCGAACTGGATCCCGTTCGAGGAGCCGGCCGGAGGCCCGAACTTCTACTCCTTCGCAACCGACGCCCGCTACAACATCAACGTCGACAACGACGGTGACGCGAAGCCTGACGTCACCTTCCGCTGGACCTTCAAGGACCACTACGTCAGCGACGACACCTTCCTGTACGCCACCGGCCCGGTGACGGCACTCTCGGACGAGAACCTGAACTACTACCAGACCTACCGCCTCGAGCGGATCACGAACGGACGCACCACGGTGCTGGTCAAGAGCCGGCGCGTCGTCCCCTCCGACGTCGGATCGGCCTCGATGCCCGACTACGCAGACCTGCGCGCGGCCGGCGTCAAGAACGTCGGCCCCGAGGGCCGGTACCGCTCGTTCGCCGGCCAGGCCGAGGACCCGTTCTTCCTCGACCTCCGTGTCTTCGACCTGCTCTACGGCGGCGACTTCTCCGAGACCGGAGACGACACGCTCGCGGGTTTCAACGTGAACTCGGTCGCCCTGCAGGTGCCCCGACCGGCGCTCGCAGCGAAGGGTGACGTCAAGAGCAACCCCATCGTCGGCGTCTGGTCAACCACCGACCGACGGGGTGTCGATGGCAAGTACCGTCAGGTGTCCCGCTTGGGCATGCCGCTGGTCAACGAGGTGGTCGTCCCGCTCAAGGACAAGAACCGCTTCAACGCCTCGCAGCCTGCAGACGATGGCCAGTTCCTCGACTACGTCACGGAGCCGGAGCTGCCGAAGCTGATCGAGGCCGTCTACGGCCTCGACGCACCCGCCAAACCGCGCAACGACCTGGTCTCGGTCTTCCTCACCGGGGTGGAGGGCCTCAACCAGCCCGACGGCGTCACTCCGAGCGAGCAGCTCAGGCTCAACATGACGACGCCCGTGACAGAGGACCCGAGTTCGCTCGGCGTCATCGGCGGCGACAACCAGGGCTTCCCCAACGGGCGACGCCTCGCCGACGACGTCATCGACATCGCGCTCCAGGTGGTCGAGGGCGAGCTTGTCGGCCAGCCGAACGACCTCGGCGACGGGGTAGGCGCCAACGACGTCGAGTTCGACTCCACCTTCCCCTACCTCGCGCTGCCGGCACGAGGCAGCGACGCGACACCGCACCCGGCCACCGCGCCCGGAGCGCAGGAGGAGCAGGGAGCCTCCGAGGAGTTCATGGGCGGTCTGACGAGCAACGGCGTGGTCCCGCCGCTCCTCACCGCCGTCGGAGGCGCGGGCCTGCTCGCAGGCGCCGTCCTCATGGTCCGCACCCAGCGCCGGACCCGGCTCCTGCCGGCCCGCTGAACCCATCGGGGTCCGGCCGCCGAGCGCGGCCGGACCCCTCCAACGACAGGATCACCTATGCTCAAGTACCTGCTGGTCCTCGGCATCTCGCTCATCCTCGCGGCCACGGGAGGGATCGGGATCGCGTCCCGTTCCACGCCCGAGCCGGCCGCCGCCGGCCCGGATGTCCGCATCAACCCCGGTGACGGGCGCGACCTCAAGGCAGTCATCGCCCAGCTCGAGAACGGAGTAGAGAGGGTTCCTGACGACCACGTCGCCTGGGCAACCCTCGCCCTCGCCTATGTCGAGCAGGTTCGTGTGGCCGGCGACACCAGCCTGTACGACCGCGCCCAGGCGGCCGTCGAACGGTCCTTCGAGATCAAGCCCGACGACAACGTCACCGCACTGACCGCCCGCAGCGCCCTGCTCGCCGTGGCCCACGACTTCACCGACGCGCTGGCCGCTGCTGAGGAGGCGCTGGCGATCGACCCCTACCATCCTGCGGCGCTCGTCCTGAGAATCGACGCGATCGGGGAGCTCGGCCGGTACGGCGCCCAGCTCGCCGCACTCCGCGATGCTGACCGTCGCCAACCCGGCGTACCCGTGGTGGCTCGCTACGCCTACGCCTTCGAACTCAGGGGTGATCTCGACCGAGCAGCGCGGCTCCTGCGGCAAGGAGCCCGGACGGCGATCAGTGGTGATCGTGCCCACCTGCTGACCCTTCTTGCCGACGTCGAGCGTCGCAGGGGGAACCTCGACCGGACGGCCTCACTGCTCGCCGACGTCCGTCGTCTCGACCCCGCATACCTCCCCGCCCTGATCTCCCGGGCCCGGCTGGCGATGGCACAACAGCGATTCGCTGCGGCGGCCAGGCTGTGGGAGAAGGTCGTCGACCGCGCCGCACACCCGGAGCACCGCGTCGAGCTGCTGGAGATCTACACGGTGCTCGGTCGCGAGGATCTCGTCGAGGAACAGGAGGCTTTCCTGGTCGACTACGCCTCGGAGATGACCAGCGAGGAACTGGGCCGCGAGCTCGACGTAGCTCTCTTCATGGCCGATCACGCCGACCCCGCCGTCGGCCTCGCCGCCGCGCGATCCGAGTGGCGCGCTCGCCAGGGCGTCCCCGCCGCCGACGCGCTCGGATGGGCGCTGCACCGCACCGGCCGCTCAGCCACAGCCCTGCGATACGCCCGCCTGGCGACCCGGCTGGGCACACCGGACGCCCTGTTCTGGATCCACCGCGGACTGATCGAGGCCCACTTGAACAAGACGACCGCTGCCCGGCGCCACCTCCGCTACGCCCTGCAACTGGACGCCGGCATCTCTCCACTGCAACGGCGCGCCGCCCGACACGCGATCCGGCGGATGCGTTGACTCCGCCATGAGCACCCTTGATGGTCCACCCTCAAAGCCAGGTCGCGGAGTCGACCAGAACCCATACCACGGTTCGACCGTCTGGCAGATCAATGTCGTCGAACCTCACCTCGAACCCGCCAGCCGCCGCCGCGGTCTCCGCCAGTTGATGGAGCAGGACCACACGATCCGCAGCACCGGCCGGGACCCACTCCACGTAGTTGTGCTCCCGATCGAGTGCCGTGCCGATCGCCGCAAGTGTCGCGTCGATCCCGGCGTCGTCGTCTCCCACGGCCAGAAGCCTCGCACGAGCACACCTGACCCCGTCACCGATGGTCCCACCGTCGCTGACGCCGCCTACATGGATTCGTGGACCAAATCGCCGAAGCCGATGGAAGCTCGCGCAGGGCGCGTTGATCGACAGCCAGTCGGCCGATTGCGCGAGTCTCTCGACGAATGGTCAGAAACCTCAACCCGCTGACATGCCTGCGGGGAATGTCGCGCAAGCCCGAGAACTCCTTGGGAGGTCGAAGTGCCCACGGACGGGAGACGCCCGGCGCCGCCGCGGATTCAGGTCTCATGCCTCGACGGCGAGGAGTGCAAGCTCTTCATCGAGCCCTGGGGCGCTGAGTTCACAGTGAGGCGCGGCGCTGCGGTCTCGGTCGAATCCCACGCGTTCGCCATCGGTGCTGTGGACGTCTGCTGCGTCGCTGACGGGATCTCGATCGCCTTCACTACCGATGTTCCGATCGCAATCGTCGACGGCAATGGCCGCCGGCACCGCATTGGCTGATCCCCGACGCCCAACCACACGAGATCCGGCAACGATCAGTCGGCGGGGGGCCAGAGCAGGGACCCATCCGAATGATCGCCATGAAGAGGTAACGGCCACGACTCCGTCCGGCGACGCAAGATCCGTGGTTGGGAGAAGGTTCTCCACGCCGCCTCTAGACAGGCGCTCGGCAGGTACGCACAAGGCGCGAGGTCGACTGGTCGCCACCGGCCACGGAGGTCGATACGCACCGCCTGGTCGATACGCCACCCGGCCAGCGAGGTGGCACCCGGCTCACATCGTGGAGCTCGCAATTGCGATCGCGACGCCCATGAGGACCAAGGCAACCAGAGAGATGGCGGCGATGTACGTCTGATGCACGCGGACCCCGTTCCCCTGTCCGTGCATCTGGACCAGGTGGGTGCCAGTCGCAGGTCGGTGCGACGCCAGCTGCGCAGCGGTGAGCAGGTGATTGCGTCTCGTGGTGGCGCGTTCGCTGTTCGGTTCCATGATGACTCCTGAGCTCCTGATCAGTGGCTGACGCCCCGGACCCGCGACGAGCGGGTCGTACAAGTGATTCGTTGCCACGTGAGGAACAGATGGGTGGCGTGTGCCGTTCGCGGGAGCGTTCACAGCCCGGCCAGTAGCGTCCTCGTGTGGACGTGGCAGAGCAGGTCAGGACTGGCAGCTCTCGCGACGGCTGTCGTGCGTCGACAAGCGCGGCACGGAGGGTGGCTCGCCGACGTCAGTCACCGTGAGGCAAGCAACTGGGCGACCTGCTGCGCACTGCCGAGGACTTGGGAGTGCTGGCCGTGTACGCCGGCGGCCTGGTTTACCGCGAATCGCTGCCGCGCATTCGTGGCCGCCAGGCCGGATCGGGTTCTTCGCCCGTCGACGACGCCCGTCCCGAGGAAGAGTGCCCGTTCTGCCGGAAGGTGGCCATCTCCATGGTGACCGTTCACCCGCTGAGCACGGGTGATACGACCCGGAGATGACAGCAGACCGCCGCCTGTGACGCAGGTCCGTCACTCGCGAGAGGGCCGGTGACCGGACGGCTTCGGGGCAGAACGAGGTCGGTCCCGAGGAGGCCGTGGCGTGTGTCTGACCAGACGTCCGCGAGGGGTTTCTGGGTCACAAAGCGCGACACAAGCCGGAATGGCTCAAATGACAAAGTGGCCCGTGATCTGCGTTTCCGCAGGTCACGGGCCACTTCCTTTGTAGCGGGGGCAGGATTTGAACCTGCGACCTCTGGGTTATGAGCCCAGCGAGCTACCGAGCTGCTCCACCCCGCGTCGGTGAACCCAACGTTACCGAACGGCCCCACGTCGGGCCAAATCGGGGTCGGACCCGGCACCGCGCGCAGCGCAGTCGCCGGGATCGAGTAGAGCTCGCCGAGCTCGTCATCGACCCACCAAGGGCTCCCGTCGGCCCGTGGCGAAGATCGCCGACCTGTCCCGATCTGCCGTGACGTCCGATTCCCGCCAGCCTTCCACCCTGCTGTCTGTCGACCATGGGCATGTGGAGATCAACTTCGAGGGCAAGGTGGCAGTGGTCACCGGCGGAAGCAAGGGTGTCGGGCTCGAGGCTGCGAGGCAGCTGGCCTCGAGCGGTGCACAGGTCGTCATCGGCTCGCGCACCGTCACCGAGGAACTGGCACAACTGCGTGACGAGATGGGAGTGCTCGCGGTTCGCGTCGACCTGTCGAAGGCGGAGGGGCCGGCACGGCTGATCGCGACCGCCGAGACCGAGCGGGGAGGCGTGGACGTGCTACTCAACAACGTCGGCGCGAGCGAGCCCGGACCGACGTTGGCCGACATCGACGACGCGGCATGGCAACGAGTCTTCGACACCACGTTCTTCAGCGCGGTGCGAGCGTCACGGGCCGTAATTCCCTCCATGGTCGCGCGCGGCGGAGGGTCCATCGTGAACGTGAGCTCCATCAATGCGAAGCTCCCCGATCCGGCGATCGCCCACTACAGCGCCGCCAAGGCGGCTCTGTCGAACCTGACCAAGTCGACGGCGATCGAGCTGGCTCCTCATCGGGTGCGTGTCAACGCGATCTCCCCCGGGCCGATCCGCACACCGTTCTGGACTTCCGCCAACGGATTCGCCGCGATCGTCGCCGACGCTGCCGGCACGACACCCCAGGAGGTGATCGACGAGGTCGTGCCGCAGCGCATGGGCATTCTCACTGGCCGGTTCAGCCTTCCCCAGGAGGTCGCAGCACTTGCGGTCTTCCTCGCCTCAGAGGTCGCAGCCAACGTCACCGGCGCCGACTACGTGATCGACGGCGGCGCGCTCAAGACCGTCTGAGCCGATCCGAGCGTCATCTCCGGTCTGCCGCGATCACTGACATGACGTGAGAGTCGATCCACTCGTCGTCCATGAGCAGTACCTGCCGGCGGGTTCCCTCGTGCCGAAATCCAACCTTCTCGTAAACATGCCGCGCGCGAGGGTTGAGATCGAACACCTCGAGCTCGACCCGATTCAGGCCCACCTGGTCGAACGCGTAGTCCAGCGCCAACCTCGTGGCTTCGCTGCCGTAGCCCCTCCCCCGCACGGCGAGCCAGATGCGGTAGTTGCACCACCGGTTCGTCGGGTCGAGGTCGTTGAGAACAGCCTCACCGACGATGTCGCCCGTGGCGCGGTCGACGACGGCCCACACCATCCGGTCAGTCGCCTCCGCCCACGCCTGATAGATCCTCGTCAGCTCGGCCGCTTCCAAGGGGACGAGCTCAGCGGAGCGACTGTTGACGCTCCCGGTGAGCACAGCCACCTCAGCATCGGCGAGGCTGTGATTGAGAACGACTCCCTCCGATCCCCGGATCGGCCGAAGCGTCACAAGGTCCCCGTCGAGCACCGGCTTGTTCGCGAAATCCATCGGTTTCATCTGTTGACCTCCCACTCCACTGGACTTCCTGCCACACCCAGCATCGTCCCCCGATGCGCTCGCGCCGGCATCAGACCAGAGGCCGATCTGGCACCGTCCAATCTCCGACTTCCGAGGTAGACGAGTCACGACCGTAGACAGATCCGCCACGCTCGCGAGTTTCCTAGCGTTCCAGGCATGACTTCAGGATGGCGCTCCTCGCATCATGGCGGCCCTCCCTCGAGCGCCGAACGGCCAGTCGACCAGCCCGCTGGCTCTGGCGCCATGTGGGGGATCGCTGGTCTCCTCGTGGCGCTGTCTGCCGCCACGTTCCTGGCGCGCGATGACCTGTATCGATTGATGGTCGCGACCGCATCGGGAACGGTGTCGGAGGCAGTCGTCCGCACGGTCGCCGAGGTCGGCGTGCTCGCACTGGTCGGTGGCACTGCCCTGCTGGCCGCTGGGACTTGGCTGTGCGACCGACGCGCATTCCTGACACTCACGAGCGCGGGTCTGGGCGTCGTCGGGGCCTACGCCACCAGCGAGCTCACCAAGCTCCTGGTCGAGGAGCAGCGGCCCTGTCGAGCGATGGTCGCGCAAGCCGTGTTGGCCTGTCCCGCGCCAGGCGACTGGTCGTGGCCGTCCAATCACGCAACGGTCGCCGCCGCGTTCGCCTCCGCCTGCTTCTTCACCTTCCCGCGCAGCGCCTGGTTCGCCGGGCCCGTCGCCGTGCTCGTCGCCGGCTCTCGTGTCGCGGCCGGAGTCCACTATGTCCACGACGTGCTTGCCGGTCTGGCGCTCGGCCTGGTGGGCGTCACGATCGCGGTCGTCCTCATGCGTCCGATCTGCGATCGCCTCATTCATCACGGTCCGTTTCGGCAACGCCCGGTCCGCCGTTCCGGTGCGACCAAAGGTCAGGAACGATCGCCGAGCCGTCCGAAATCCGTCGTGAGCCAGGTGGACAGGTCGGCGAACGGTGTCTGCCGGCGGGCGACGATCGGGCCCAGGTGTACGTCGGTGGCGCCGTCCAGGAGGAAGACGCGCCAGGCCTCGCGGTCGAGGTCGTAGGCGACGGCGTACCAGCGTCCGTTCGACTGCACACACTGCACCGAGTCCACCCGGCGAGGGAGCGTGCGACCTCGCTGATCACGGTAGGTGAACTCCACCGACCGCGACGCGGCGCCCGCCCGGGCGAACTTGTCCAGAGCTCGGC
Proteins encoded in this region:
- a CDS encoding tetratricopeptide repeat protein, with the protein product MLKYLLVLGISLILAATGGIGIASRSTPEPAAAGPDVRINPGDGRDLKAVIAQLENGVERVPDDHVAWATLALAYVEQVRVAGDTSLYDRAQAAVERSFEIKPDDNVTALTARSALLAVAHDFTDALAAAEEALAIDPYHPAALVLRIDAIGELGRYGAQLAALRDADRRQPGVPVVARYAYAFELRGDLDRAARLLRQGARTAISGDRAHLLTLLADVERRRGNLDRTASLLADVRRLDPAYLPALISRARLAMAQQRFAAAARLWEKVVDRAAHPEHRVELLEIYTVLGREDLVEEQEAFLVDYASEMTSEELGRELDVALFMADHADPAVGLAAARSEWRARQGVPAADALGWALHRTGRSATALRYARLATRLGTPDALFWIHRGLIEAHLNKTTAARRHLRYALQLDAGISPLQRRAARHAIRRMR
- a CDS encoding DUF4331 domain-containing protein, whose amino-acid sequence is MKVRRTAGRSRTALALTAAGGLMLITGVASIGPTPASSSSHREAPLIAGLPQYDTTDLYAFRSPDRQNSVTLIANWIPFEEPAGGPNFYSFATDARYNINVDNDGDAKPDVTFRWTFKDHYVSDDTFLYATGPVTALSDENLNYYQTYRLERITNGRTTVLVKSRRVVPSDVGSASMPDYADLRAAGVKNVGPEGRYRSFAGQAEDPFFLDLRVFDLLYGGDFSETGDDTLAGFNVNSVALQVPRPALAAKGDVKSNPIVGVWSTTDRRGVDGKYRQVSRLGMPLVNEVVVPLKDKNRFNASQPADDGQFLDYVTEPELPKLIEAVYGLDAPAKPRNDLVSVFLTGVEGLNQPDGVTPSEQLRLNMTTPVTEDPSSLGVIGGDNQGFPNGRRLADDVIDIALQVVEGELVGQPNDLGDGVGANDVEFDSTFPYLALPARGSDATPHPATAPGAQEEQGASEEFMGGLTSNGVVPPLLTAVGGAGLLAGAVLMVRTQRRTRLLPAR
- a CDS encoding GNAT family N-acetyltransferase, whose protein sequence is MDFANKPVLDGDLVTLRPIRGSEGVVLNHSLADAEVAVLTGSVNSRSAELVPLEAAELTRIYQAWAEATDRMVWAVVDRATGDIVGEAVLNDLDPTNRWCNYRIWLAVRGRGYGSEATRLALDYAFDQVGLNRVELEVFDLNPRARHVYEKVGFRHEGTRRQVLLMDDEWIDSHVMSVIAADRR
- a CDS encoding SDR family oxidoreductase; protein product: MAKIADLSRSAVTSDSRQPSTLLSVDHGHVEINFEGKVAVVTGGSKGVGLEAARQLASSGAQVVIGSRTVTEELAQLRDEMGVLAVRVDLSKAEGPARLIATAETERGGVDVLLNNVGASEPGPTLADIDDAAWQRVFDTTFFSAVRASRAVIPSMVARGGGSIVNVSSINAKLPDPAIAHYSAAKAALSNLTKSTAIELAPHRVRVNAISPGPIRTPFWTSANGFAAIVADAAGTTPQEVIDEVVPQRMGILTGRFSLPQEVAALAVFLASEVAANVTGADYVIDGGALKTV